Genomic segment of Sander lucioperca isolate FBNREF2018 chromosome 20, SLUC_FBN_1.2, whole genome shotgun sequence:
tttttaaagtaacgttcccaacactgCAACTGTTATAGACTAATATGACCCCCATTGAACAACGTGGGATGTGTGCCAAAGTCTCTACCCGGGACGAAAGTCCTGAAAATGACCACAACAGGTGACACTGTTatcacactacaggtgaatgggACTTTTTCTTCCCTTTATAGATATCCTTATACATTTCTACCAGATTAGTCTTCCTATTAAAACCCCTTAGCGTTCTGACGGCCCGCCCACGGGCCGTCGGCGTCTTTCGAACACGTGTTGCTATGTATACAACTCCTGTGTTTAAGTAGTTACTCATGCCATACATCTTTGGAAAGCTACAACTCTTGTGATTTCACTGATACAAACTATTCCAAGACATGATAACAACAGCAGGTACAATCATCGCCTCTGTCTGAGTAACAAACAACTACAAAATTGAGGTAACTCACCTTTGAAGCCTCATTGTAATCCACAGATCCATAATATTCTGACAAAAACGGTCTTGTTACATTGACAAAGGTCCAGACGATCAAATCCAGTAAACTATTTAGTCCAAACATATTATGACATTAAAATATATCCACGGACAGctgtttttaaatttcaaatttcGCGGcagttatttaatattttactgtatttcCTGGAGTAAATCTTGtttgcatatatttttttgCCGGTATCTGATATCAAAATGGCCCCTGCACTCTGACCTTTCGATTGACACCTCACTTGAACCAATAGGACCTTCCTGGTCTCGTCTACAGCCTAGAATAGCCAACGAGTGCCTGCGGTGAAAGAAGGTGCACGCCTTTTTATTTTGTGCCAATTGCAACCGGTTGTGCCAATGACTGACGTTTTGTATAGCCAATGAACGGGGAACTGATGCTTTCGCGGGTAGTTACAATCCTAAACAAAGGAATGATCTGTGTAGTGCAAACACCGATAAAAACACGGCCCACTACTTTCTACATCCTAAACCAAAACCGAACGAGAAATTGAGAATGGCGAAAATTAGCAAGTCAAGAAGATATACCCTCCAAGAAGCAGTGGAGGAATGTACTCGGCCACGTGAAAGCGACAAGTCAGAGGAGGAAATGTCTGAGaaagacagtgaaatgtcttgcATGGACTCCGTGGCAGAGGACATGTTCCTAGAGGGAGGAGACATTACTCTCGACAAGTGAGTATTTTACTTATATAACGTTACTGTATAATTAGACAGGCTGTGACCTGGAGCTCACCGTCTGCTTCAGTTTGACTATTGAAGAGTGTTTAGATGATTTAAATGTTTACTAATTTAGAGAATGGATAGTTCGCCAAGCTAAccttagcttgctaatttcACCAAGCTATCATGCTAACGTTACACTAAACGAGCCAGACAAAGTTGTCTCTCATCTAAACCCTGCTCTCTACTCTGCTTGCTGAGAGCTCCACAGCTAACATTACACATTTGTTGCACCACATTTACTGCAAGAAGTGTTGCAAACGGAAACGTTTGAGTAAATACTGCGTCACAAGTTTGCAGCTGTTATTGTATTTATGTAAATATCTATGGTAATATCTacacatttaatatttttcGTTGACTTAGCATTCAGAACATTATTTGTAATTActgttatttctttattttcacaTTATAGGAAATGTGATGTAGATATGGATTGGGAGCCTGCTACATCTGCACCAGTGAGCAAGTGGCCACATGGAGTGGAGCAGCAGGACAGTTCATCAGGTGATGAGCCTCATCTTCCAACTCCTCTGAACAGCAGGAGACCAAGAGGTAGAGGACAAGGTAGAGGAAAAGGGAGAGGCTGCAGTCAAGCCAGATCAAGCAGCCCATCTGAAGAGAGGTGGAATGATGTCGATGTCCCAGACATCACACCACCACAGCCCACCTTCAGACCCAGAAATGTCCCAGGACCCCAGCTCATACGTACTGCTACGTACACAGCCCTGCAGTTGTTTCAACTGTTTTTTACCAACTCTGTTTTGAAGACAATACTTCAAAACACCAACCACTGTGGCTCAACACACCATTCAACACCCTCTATCCCGTGGATTGATCTGACATTGCAGGACATGTTTGCATTCATGTCTTTAATTGTTTACATGGGTGTAGTCAAATGCTTTTCTTTCACTGATTACTGGCGTGGGGGTCATCTTTATAGCTTGCCGTTCCCGAGACGGGTAATGACCGGTAAAAAGTTCCTCAGGATCTCCCAGTCCCTTCACCTCAGCAGCTCTGTGGGTGATGCTGCTAATGAGGAAAGGAGAGGCACAGGAGCCTACGACCGTCTGGCTAAGATAAAGCCGCTCTACGAGGAGATGAGGGACTCCTGCAGAAGAAACTTTCACCCTGGCCAGGAAATCTCCATTGATGAGCGAATGGTTGCCTCAAAAGCCCGCACTGGTTTGAAACAATACATGAAGAACAAGCCTGTTCGCTGGGGTTATAAACTCTTTGTTCTGGCAGACTCCAGGAACGGTTATACATGggactttttttgtttatgaGGGAAAGTGCCAGGGAAACAGTGGTAAGGGACTCAGTTATGAGGCAGTGATGGAGCTAATTGATGTACAGTTGCTGGGCACCGGCTATAAGGTCTTTGTAGACAATTTTTATACAAGTCCAATCCTGTTTCGTGACCTCCTTCTGAAGAGGATCTGGGCATGCGGAACCATCCGCACAAACAGAATCGGATTCccaaggtcaaaggtcaacattCTGGTCTCAAAATCTCCTCGTGGCAGCATACGTTGGATCAGGAATGACTCCCTGCTCTTTGTTCAGTGGCGAGACACAAGGGATGTTTTTCTGTGCTCAACCCTCCACACAGCCCACGCAGAGGACACAGTGCAGAGGAGGGTCAAAGCTGCAGATGGGCAGTGGCAGTTGAAGGACGTCTCAGTTCCACCAGTGGTGCAGGACTACAACCGGTACGTACTATATATTCAACTACATTTTCATGTATGCTCTTGGAAATGTTATATTTGTCTGCTGTATACATTAATGTTTTTGTATACTGTCTGTTCATCTACTGTAGGTGCATGGGTGGAGTGGACCACTCAGATGCCCTCATAGGGTATTACAAAGTCCTGCACAAGACCCAACGGTGGTACAAGACTCTGTTTTACCACTTCATGGACATCGCAATTGTGAACGCCTTCCTCCTCCAGAAGGACCTTGCAATTGGCAAAGGAGAGGTACCTCTGCATCAGAAGGCGTTCAGAGAGACGCTCGCAGTGGAGctggcagaggcggggtcttcCTCCACAGCCACACCCGGACCACCTCCTGCTCCACGTGGAGCACATCACAGGCCAGTGCATATCAGTGGGCACAGCACTGCTGGTCGGCTGAAGTGCAGGCAGTGTCATGCAAAGACACCAGTGAAGTGCTCCTCCTGCGATATTCCTTTGTGCTTTGTCGCTGGCCGTGACTGTTATAATGACTGGCATGTTGCCAATGACCTGTAATTGTAAATACTAGTACAGTGCCTGTTGAAATTGTGCCTGCACCACATATCggcgttcatcaaccac
This window contains:
- the LOC116053162 gene encoding piggyBac transposable element-derived protein 4-like encodes the protein MELIDVQLLGTGYKVFVDNFYTSPILFRDLLLKRIWACGTIRTNRIGFPRSKVNILVSKSPRGSIRWIRNDSLLFVQWRDTRDVFLCSTLHTAHAEDTVQRRVKAADGQWQLKDVSVPPVVQDYNRCMGGVDHSDALIGYYKVLHKTQRWYKTLFYHFMDIAIVNAFLLQKDLAIGKGEVPLHQKAFRETLAVELAEAGSSSTATPGPPPAPRGAHHRPVHISGHSTAGRLKCRQCHAKTPVKCSSCDIPLCFVAGRDCYNDWHVANDL